A single Staphylococcus muscae DNA region contains:
- a CDS encoding polysaccharide biosynthesis protein, whose amino-acid sequence MKSKAAFNGVVVLTAALIAVKVLSALYRVPYQNVLGDEGLYAYQQIYPIVALGVVLSSNAIPSAFTQVLDGRQPSRPTFRRLVVTIEMIGILCWAVLYVGARQVAQWMGDSQLTPMLQAASISFLVVGFLGLLRGHFQSQHQMVYPAYSQVIEQLIRVSIIGIVIVYFVHQECSIYTAGTWAIYASTAGFVMSTLYLWCRSDMKSVEHERINSIPLRQFFIAIIIFAVSHLIVILWQVVDSFTIVNMLRSGAGFAFQDAIVQKGIYDRGASFIQMGLIVTTTFCFVLIPLLTDTKRRGAIDEMNSYANASLKITIVMSSASGIGLMNLLPNLNRVFFESNALTMTLTVYMLTVICVSMMMMYMALLEIYAYYRLIIGAVVTGLVSKGCFNILLIAHFEMLGASLATVLSLVIAVIILHYGVVQCYRLKRLRRFYSKLALALLVMTMSVQLCQWLIPVTSRFGSLLELLIATLVGVLTIGWMLVRLNILDEEEWSHLPFGDKMYHWKKGRKR is encoded by the coding sequence ATGAAATCGAAAGCGGCATTTAATGGTGTCGTTGTTTTAACTGCTGCACTGATTGCAGTGAAAGTACTCAGCGCCCTATATCGTGTACCATATCAGAATGTGTTAGGTGATGAAGGGTTATATGCGTACCAACAAATATATCCAATCGTTGCATTAGGAGTTGTGTTATCGAGCAATGCGATACCAAGTGCCTTCACACAAGTGTTAGACGGTCGGCAACCGAGTCGACCTACGTTTCGTCGCTTAGTCGTTACAATTGAAATGATAGGTATCCTTTGTTGGGCCGTGCTATATGTCGGGGCGAGACAAGTTGCGCAATGGATGGGAGATTCACAATTAACACCGATGTTGCAGGCGGCAAGTATTAGTTTTTTAGTCGTTGGTTTTTTAGGGCTATTGCGTGGACATTTTCAATCACAACATCAAATGGTCTATCCCGCATACTCCCAAGTCATTGAACAGTTAATACGTGTGAGTATCATCGGTATTGTTATTGTTTATTTCGTTCACCAAGAATGCTCTATTTATACAGCAGGGACTTGGGCGATTTATGCATCGACGGCAGGTTTCGTTATGTCTACGCTGTACTTGTGGTGTCGCAGTGATATGAAGTCGGTTGAACACGAACGAATCAACAGTATTCCATTACGACAATTTTTTATTGCTATTATCATTTTTGCGGTCAGTCACTTAATCGTTATTTTATGGCAAGTGGTGGATAGCTTTACGATTGTGAATATGTTGCGTTCAGGAGCAGGTTTTGCGTTCCAAGATGCAATCGTACAAAAAGGTATTTACGATCGAGGAGCGTCTTTCATCCAAATGGGACTCATTGTTACGACGACTTTTTGTTTTGTACTCATACCATTGTTGACGGATACGAAACGACGTGGTGCGATTGATGAGATGAACAGTTATGCAAATGCTTCATTGAAGATTACCATTGTGATGAGTAGTGCGAGTGGTATCGGATTGATGAACCTATTGCCAAACTTGAATCGTGTCTTTTTCGAAAGCAATGCTTTGACGATGACATTAACTGTATACATGTTGACGGTTATCTGTGTTTCAATGATGATGATGTATATGGCATTGTTGGAAATTTATGCTTATTATCGTTTGATTATTGGAGCAGTCGTTACGGGACTAGTCAGTAAAGGGTGTTTCAACATTTTACTTATCGCACATTTCGAAATGTTAGGTGCGAGTCTTGCGACGGTATTATCACTTGTCATTGCGGTGATCATATTGCATTACGGCGTCGTACAGTGTTATCGACTTAAGAGATTGAGAAGGTTTTATAGTAAGTTAGCGCTTGCATTACTTGTGATGACGATGAGCGTGCAACTTTGTCAATGGCTGATACCTGTTACATCAAGATTTGGCAGTTTATTAGAATTACTTATCGCTACGCTCGTGGGTGTCTTAACGATTGGTTGGATGCTTGTGCGCCTGAATATTTTAGACGAAGAAGAATGGTCGCATTTACCATTTGGAGATAAAATGTATCATTGGAAGAAGGGAAGAAAAAGATGA
- a CDS encoding MazG nucleotide pyrophosphohydrolase domain-containing protein, whose translation MTHQLTIIGLGNYGLDELPLGIYRLISQQKKLYVRTTDHPVIQELSEIDIHSFDEVYEQYDTFEPVYESITMRLLERAQHEDIVYAVPGHPRVAETTTQLLLTRAANYNVRVVLKGGRSFIDDIFAAVNIDPNDGFTMLDATALDITALNPRTATIMTQVYSDMVAGELKLSLMERYPDDFEVFIVDGANQSGATVTQVPLYELDHQAAFTNLTSVFIPAVTDDTALYGDFDFANQVIAQLVDDETGCPWDKVQTHDTLKRYLLEEAFELFEAIDNEDDWHMIEELGDILLQVLLHAHIGQKSGYMDIREVVTSLSDKMIRRHPHVFKGAQADDVEDVMSIWQSEKAAEGKKTRVKFEKVFARHFLKLYDEVKNKDFTEETLDQYLAQGGSHET comes from the coding sequence ATGACACATCAATTAACAATTATAGGTCTTGGTAACTATGGATTAGATGAATTACCTTTGGGGATTTATCGTTTGATCTCACAACAGAAGAAGTTGTATGTGAGAACGACAGATCACCCAGTCATTCAAGAACTATCAGAAATAGACATTCACTCATTTGATGAAGTCTATGAGCAATATGATACATTTGAACCTGTGTATGAATCTATTACGATGCGGTTGTTAGAGCGTGCCCAACATGAAGATATTGTTTATGCGGTACCAGGACATCCACGTGTTGCAGAAACGACGACACAGCTACTATTGACACGTGCAGCTAACTATAACGTTCGTGTTGTATTGAAAGGTGGACGAAGTTTCATTGATGATATTTTTGCAGCAGTTAATATAGATCCGAATGATGGCTTTACAATGCTTGATGCAACGGCATTGGACATCACTGCGTTGAATCCAAGAACTGCAACGATCATGACGCAAGTGTATAGTGATATGGTGGCGGGCGAGTTGAAGCTCAGTTTGATGGAACGCTATCCAGACGACTTTGAAGTATTTATTGTTGATGGTGCGAATCAATCGGGCGCGACAGTGACGCAAGTGCCGCTATATGAACTAGATCACCAAGCGGCTTTCACGAACTTGACGAGTGTCTTTATACCAGCTGTAACAGATGATACGGCACTGTATGGAGATTTCGACTTTGCTAACCAAGTCATTGCCCAACTCGTTGATGATGAAACCGGCTGTCCATGGGATAAAGTGCAGACACATGACACTTTGAAACGTTATTTATTGGAAGAGGCATTTGAATTGTTTGAAGCAATTGATAATGAAGATGATTGGCATATGATTGAAGAGCTTGGAGACATTCTACTTCAAGTATTACTTCATGCGCACATCGGTCAGAAGTCGGGTTATATGGATATCCGCGAAGTTGTCACAAGTTTGTCAGATAAGATGATTCGTCGTCATCCACATGTGTTTAAGGGTGCACAAGCAGATGATGTAGAAGATGTGATGTCAATCTGGCAATCAGAAAAGGCAGCAGAAGGTAAAAAAACACGTGTGAAGTTTGAGAAAGTATTTGCACGTCATTTCTTAAAACTGTATGATGAAGTCAAAAATAAGGACTTTACAGAAGAAACATTAGACCAATATTTGGCACAAGGAGGTAGCCATGAGACTTGA
- a CDS encoding RNA-binding S4 domain-containing protein, which yields MRLDKYLKVSRLIKRRTLAKELSDQGRVAVNGQTAKAGTTVKVDDELVIRFGQKVVTIKVTALNEHATKENAKGMYELVKEERLQ from the coding sequence ATGAGACTTGATAAATATTTGAAAGTATCGCGACTCATCAAACGTCGTACGCTTGCGAAAGAATTAAGTGATCAAGGACGTGTTGCAGTAAACGGTCAAACAGCAAAGGCAGGCACGACTGTAAAAGTGGACGATGAACTTGTCATTCGATTTGGGCAAAAAGTGGTAACGATTAAAGTAACTGCGTTGAATGAACATGCAACGAAAGAAAATGCTAAAGGAATGTACGAGCTTGTTAAAGAAGAACGGTTACAGTAA
- a CDS encoding FtsB family cell division protein, with protein MSKKVQGIGNQYTSEENAKRQRHARLKKVVKKRMLVFGGGLFAIILVLLIMVGVQMHNNQQASQERQAKEEEYQKIQDEEIELKERLNNLNDEEYIEKIARDEYYLSNDGEVIFKLPEDQKNKKQE; from the coding sequence ATGAGTAAGAAAGTGCAAGGAATTGGCAACCAATACACATCCGAAGAAAATGCGAAACGTCAGCGTCATGCACGATTAAAAAAAGTCGTTAAGAAGCGAATGCTCGTATTTGGCGGTGGACTTTTTGCAATTATTCTCGTCTTGTTAATCATGGTGGGGGTGCAAATGCACAACAATCAACAAGCCTCTCAAGAGCGACAAGCGAAGGAAGAAGAATACCAGAAAATACAAGATGAAGAGATAGAGTTAAAAGAACGATTGAACAATCTAAACGATGAAGAATATATTGAAAAAATTGCTCGAGATGAGTATTACTTGAGCAATGATGGTGAAGTCATCTTTAAACTCCCTGAAGATCAGAAGAACAAAAAACAAGAATAG
- a CDS encoding S1 domain-containing RNA-binding protein has protein sequence MAIEVGSKVKGKVTGIKKFGAFVELPEGKSGLVHISEVADNYVENVEDHLSLGDEVEVKVLSIADDGKISLSIKKAKERPRRQKPAQKPEDFEKKLSNFLKDSEDKLNSVKRQAESRRGGRGSRR, from the coding sequence ATGGCAATCGAAGTAGGAAGTAAAGTCAAAGGTAAAGTCACTGGTATCAAAAAATTTGGTGCATTTGTGGAGTTGCCAGAAGGAAAGAGCGGGCTTGTGCATATCAGTGAAGTGGCTGATAATTACGTTGAGAACGTGGAAGATCATCTGTCATTAGGTGATGAAGTTGAAGTGAAAGTACTTTCTATTGCAGATGATGGTAAGATTAGCTTATCTATCAAAAAAGCAAAAGAACGTCCACGTCGACAAAAACCAGCACAAAAACCGGAAGACTTTGAGAAAAAACTATCAAACTTCTTAAAAGATAGTGAAGATAAACTTAATTCTGTAAAACGTCAAGCAGAGTCAAGACGTGGTGGCCGAGGTTCACGTCGATAA
- the tilS gene encoding tRNA lysidine(34) synthetase TilS, with product MKPCWRTTDHIVIAVSTGIDSMVLLHQLLTQYADTYDQLTCLHVHHGLREASDNEAQFLQTYCQERNIPLHIHHLDLTSIAEAGRSIQNEARRLRYTWFDKMMYNLQADCLLTAHHQGDQLETIFYRIFTGRVDRGPLGIQTCESRGLYRLIRPLLTTTKEQIRTYQQQHTVPYFEDESNTSNAYVRNDIRNRLLPDIEQNPQLQGQQLLKLMDVHAEALTLFKQRAQQFIEQEVRQKHGNQWYIPRKPFNQLSPHVKMKVLDIMLAHFESVVTVSERTYQDWFVKICSDVAQSTLMHTNKWHVDIVYDKLVIAPAMKETIPTQQVVTMAGIYRFGAYRIEIAEHVFRSHEMLHIRTRQTGDRIMLANGQHKKVTRLMIDHKVPQGERLHMPIISTANGDILAVGTCYHHMTYEQYIHIQYLGDDINEK from the coding sequence ATGAAACCCTGTTGGCGAACAACTGATCATATCGTGATAGCAGTGTCGACCGGAATAGATAGTATGGTGTTGTTACATCAATTATTGACGCAATATGCTGATACATATGATCAACTCACTTGTTTGCATGTGCATCACGGCTTGCGTGAAGCATCTGACAATGAAGCACAATTTTTGCAAACATACTGTCAGGAACGAAATATCCCATTACATATTCACCATTTAGATCTTACAAGCATTGCTGAAGCAGGGCGAAGTATCCAAAACGAAGCCCGGCGTTTGCGCTATACTTGGTTTGACAAAATGATGTACAATCTCCAAGCAGACTGTTTACTGACTGCGCATCATCAAGGCGATCAATTAGAGACAATCTTTTATCGCATCTTTACTGGACGTGTTGACCGTGGGCCGTTAGGCATTCAGACATGTGAATCACGTGGTCTTTATCGTCTCATTCGCCCACTGCTGACAACGACCAAAGAACAAATCCGCACTTATCAGCAACAGCATACAGTGCCTTATTTTGAAGACGAAAGCAACACAAGCAATGCGTATGTACGCAATGATATTCGCAATCGTCTGCTGCCTGATATTGAACAAAATCCGCAGTTGCAAGGACAACAATTACTTAAGTTGATGGATGTTCATGCGGAAGCGTTGACGCTTTTTAAGCAACGCGCACAGCAATTCATTGAGCAAGAAGTACGCCAAAAACATGGGAATCAATGGTACATACCAAGAAAACCATTCAATCAACTGTCGCCACATGTTAAAATGAAAGTCTTGGACATTATGTTGGCACATTTTGAGTCAGTTGTGACAGTAAGTGAGCGTACATATCAAGATTGGTTTGTCAAAATTTGTAGTGACGTGGCGCAAAGTACGCTCATGCATACAAACAAATGGCATGTCGATATCGTGTATGATAAATTAGTCATAGCGCCTGCAATGAAGGAAACGATACCGACACAACAAGTTGTTACGATGGCAGGTATCTATCGATTTGGAGCGTACCGTATCGAAATTGCAGAGCACGTCTTTCGCTCACATGAAATGCTACATATTCGAACGCGACAGACAGGTGATCGCATCATGCTTGCGAATGGTCAACATAAAAAAGTAACTCGTTTGATGATTGACCATAAAGTCCCACAAGGAGAGCGCCTACACATGCCGATAATCAGTACGGCTAATGGTGACATCTTAGCAGTTGGGACGTGTTATCATCACATGACATACGAACAATACATTCACATTCAATATTTGGGAGATGACATAAATGAGAAATGA
- the hpt gene encoding hypoxanthine phosphoribosyltransferase, translating into MRNDLKEILLTEEEIQEICEKLGRVLTEDYKGKNLFCIGILKGSILFMTDLIKRIDTPLAIDFMDVSSYHGGMESTGEVQILKDLGSSIENKDVLIIEDILETGTTLKSITELLQSRRVNSLEIVTLLDKPNRRKADIQAKYVGKVIPDEFVVGYGLDYKEEYRNLPYIGTLKPEIYTQG; encoded by the coding sequence ATGAGAAATGATTTAAAAGAAATTTTGTTAACAGAAGAGGAAATTCAAGAAATTTGTGAGAAACTTGGACGTGTGCTAACAGAAGATTACAAAGGTAAAAACTTATTCTGTATTGGTATTTTAAAAGGGTCTATTCTGTTCATGACAGACTTAATCAAGCGTATTGATACACCACTTGCTATTGATTTCATGGATGTGTCGAGTTATCACGGTGGTATGGAATCAACAGGCGAAGTGCAAATTTTGAAAGACTTAGGATCATCGATTGAAAATAAAGATGTATTAATTATTGAAGACATTCTTGAAACGGGTACAACTTTAAAATCAATTACAGAGTTGTTGCAATCACGTCGTGTCAACTCATTGGAAATTGTGACATTGTTAGACAAGCCAAATCGTCGTAAAGCAGATATTCAAGCGAAATATGTTGGGAAAGTTATTCCGGATGAGTTTGTTGTCGGCTATGGTTTGGACTACAAAGAAGAATATCGTAACTTACCTTACATCGGTACGTTGAAACCTGAAATTTACACACAAGGATAG
- the ftsH gene encoding ATP-dependent zinc metalloprotease FtsH: protein MQKAFRNVLFIALIGVVIFGLFSWVNGNGNIPKELTYNQFMQKLEKGDLKSLEIQPENNVYKVSGKLKNNDDFASTVLFNNDKELDKITDTAQNQKGLEFTVKEEEGQSVFVSIISTLIPVLVIALLFLFFMSQVQGGGGGGGRMMNFGKSKAKMYDSQKGRVRFSDVAGADEEKQELVEIVDFLKDNKRFKEMGSRIPKGVLLVGPPGTGKTLLARAVAGEAGVPFFSISGSDFVEMFVGVGASRVRDLFENAKKNAPCIIFIDEIDAVGRQRGAGVGGGHDEREQTLNQLLVEMDGFGENENIIMIAATNRPDILDPALLRPGRFDRQIQVGRPDVKGREAVLHVHAKNKPLDETVDLKAIAQRTPGFSGADLENLLNEASLIAARSGKKKIDMRDIEEATDRVIAGPAKKSRVISEKERNIVAHHEAGHTVIGMVLDEAEVVHKVTIVPRGQAGGYAMMLPKQDRFLMTEPELLDKISGLLGGRVAEDIIFNEVSTGASNDFERATQIAREMVTQYGMSKKLGPLQFSHGGGQVFLGKDMSGEPEYSGQIAYEIDKEVQRIIKEQYERSKQILLEHESQLRLIAETLLTEETLVAEQIQSLFHEGHLPEVNYDDAKVVDRSEDDEFNEGKYGKSYEEIRREQEEMTNRAHTSTSDRDEASSEDKDDEDTTAYDQAPEIDKPGDDQTPPRQ, encoded by the coding sequence ATGCAGAAAGCTTTTCGTAATGTGCTTTTTATAGCACTGATAGGCGTCGTCATCTTTGGTTTATTCTCATGGGTGAATGGCAATGGGAACATTCCAAAAGAACTTACTTATAATCAATTTATGCAAAAGTTGGAGAAGGGTGACCTTAAGTCATTAGAGATTCAACCAGAGAATAATGTGTATAAAGTGAGCGGTAAGTTGAAAAATAACGATGACTTTGCGTCAACGGTATTATTTAATAATGATAAAGAGCTAGATAAAATCACTGATACGGCTCAAAACCAAAAAGGATTGGAATTCACAGTTAAAGAAGAAGAAGGACAGAGTGTTTTTGTGAGTATCATCTCAACCTTAATCCCTGTCTTAGTAATCGCACTACTCTTCCTGTTCTTTATGAGTCAAGTACAAGGAGGCGGCGGTGGTGGCGGTCGTATGATGAACTTTGGTAAGTCCAAAGCGAAAATGTACGATAGTCAAAAAGGTCGCGTACGTTTCTCAGACGTAGCAGGTGCGGATGAAGAGAAACAAGAATTAGTAGAAATTGTTGACTTCTTAAAAGACAACAAGCGATTTAAGGAAATGGGCTCACGTATCCCGAAAGGTGTACTTCTAGTCGGGCCACCGGGTACAGGTAAAACATTGCTTGCACGTGCTGTTGCGGGTGAAGCAGGTGTGCCATTCTTCTCAATCAGTGGTTCAGACTTCGTTGAGATGTTCGTTGGTGTCGGTGCGAGTCGTGTGCGTGACTTGTTTGAAAATGCCAAGAAGAATGCACCATGCATTATCTTTATCGATGAGATCGATGCTGTGGGTCGTCAACGTGGCGCAGGTGTTGGCGGCGGACATGACGAACGTGAGCAAACATTGAACCAATTGTTAGTAGAGATGGATGGTTTCGGTGAGAATGAAAATATTATCATGATCGCTGCAACGAACCGTCCTGATATTCTAGATCCAGCACTTTTACGTCCAGGGCGTTTTGACCGTCAAATCCAAGTCGGTCGTCCAGATGTTAAAGGTCGTGAGGCGGTACTACATGTACATGCGAAGAATAAACCTTTAGATGAGACGGTTGATTTAAAAGCGATTGCTCAACGTACACCAGGTTTTTCAGGTGCAGACTTAGAGAACTTGTTGAACGAAGCATCGTTAATTGCGGCACGTAGTGGTAAGAAGAAAATTGATATGAGAGACATCGAAGAAGCAACAGACCGTGTTATCGCAGGTCCAGCGAAGAAATCACGTGTTATTTCTGAGAAAGAGCGCAACATTGTGGCACACCACGAAGCGGGTCATACTGTAATCGGTATGGTGCTTGATGAAGCAGAAGTCGTACACAAAGTAACAATCGTGCCACGTGGTCAAGCAGGTGGTTATGCGATGATGTTACCAAAACAAGATCGTTTCTTAATGACAGAGCCAGAGTTACTAGACAAAATTAGTGGTCTGTTAGGTGGACGTGTCGCAGAAGATATTATTTTCAATGAAGTATCTACGGGTGCTTCGAATGACTTTGAGCGTGCAACACAAATTGCACGTGAAATGGTGACGCAATATGGTATGAGTAAAAAGCTTGGACCATTACAGTTCTCGCATGGTGGCGGTCAGGTCTTCTTAGGAAAAGATATGTCAGGTGAACCTGAGTATTCAGGACAAATTGCGTATGAGATTGACAAAGAAGTGCAACGTATCATCAAAGAACAGTATGAGCGTAGTAAACAAATTTTATTAGAACACGAATCACAATTGCGTTTAATCGCTGAGACGTTATTAACAGAAGAGACATTAGTTGCAGAACAAATCCAATCATTATTCCATGAAGGGCATCTGCCTGAAGTGAACTATGATGATGCAAAAGTTGTTGATCGTTCTGAAGATGACGAATTCAATGAAGGAAAGTATGGTAAGTCGTACGAAGAGATTCGTCGTGAACAAGAAGAAATGACGAACCGTGCGCATACAAGTACGTCAGATCGTGATGAAGCATCATCAGAAGATAAAGATGATGAAGATACAACAGCTTATGATCAAGCACCAGAAATAGATAAACCGGGTGATGATCAAACACCACCACGTCAATAA